In a single window of the Pontibacter russatus genome:
- a CDS encoding Sec-independent protein translocase subunit TatA/TatB: MNVTSLLLFLGDLGGGEMLVILMAVLLLFGADKIPNIARSLGRGIREFKDATNEIKNELEQSIKDDPKSKID, translated from the coding sequence ATGAACGTTACATCTTTGCTTCTCTTTCTGGGGGATCTGGGGGGAGGAGAAATGCTTGTCATCCTAATGGCTGTGCTGCTATTGTTCGGCGCAGATAAAATTCCGAACATCGCGCGCTCCCTCGGGCGCGGCATCCGCGAGTTCAAGGATGCGACAAATGAAATCAAGAACGAACTCGAGCAATCCATCAAAGACGATCCTAAGTCAAAAATAGATTGA
- a CDS encoding Sec-independent protein translocase subunit TatA/TatB, with product MAINNIFLFLGGLGGTEILLILFVILLLFGAKRIPELARGMGRGIREFKDATKEIKSDIENSVKDDSHSTTK from the coding sequence ATGGCTATCAACAACATTTTCTTATTCTTAGGAGGCTTGGGAGGCACAGAGATCCTTTTGATCCTTTTCGTTATCCTGCTTCTGTTCGGTGCCAAGCGCATCCCGGAACTGGCAAGGGGCATGGGCCGCGGCATTCGTGAGTTCAAAGACGCCACTAAGGAGATCAAGAGCGACATCGAGAACTCCGTGAAGGACGATAGCCACAGCACTACGAAGTAA